From the Syntrophomonadaceae bacterium genome, one window contains:
- a CDS encoding helix-turn-helix domain-containing protein — MNKTELQKLWETRLSEFKASGKSVKEWCAVQDHVTPRQVWYWLSKFKDQNELSFAKSTQWLPVEINEQSA; from the coding sequence ATGAACAAAACCGAGCTGCAAAAGTTATGGGAGACCCGGCTTAGTGAATTTAAAGCCAGTGGCAAGAGTGTTAAAGAATGGTGCGCTGTTCAAGATCATGTAACACCCCGGCAGGTATGGTACTGGCTTTCCAAGTTTAAAGACCAAAATGAATTGTCTTTTGCCAAATCAACCCAGTGGCTGCCTGTAGAAATAAATGAGCAATCAGCTTT
- a CDS encoding helix-turn-helix transcriptional regulator: MSDTLESKINIGSKLKSIRERSGFTQSNIAKYLRVDQSFVSKLETGERVLTTDMLEKLAALFGVSLAVFLNDTVGEDKPLALTLRANEISEEDMDVIGAINRIALNCDFMTQLLGGARDN; the protein is encoded by the coding sequence ATGAGCGATACGCTCGAAAGCAAGATTAACATTGGAAGCAAGCTTAAGTCCATACGGGAGCGAAGCGGCTTCACTCAAAGCAACATTGCCAAGTATTTAAGAGTAGACCAAAGCTTTGTATCAAAACTTGAAACCGGGGAACGAGTGCTGACAACAGATATGCTTGAAAAATTGGCGGCATTGTTTGGGGTTAGCCTTGCGGTTTTTTTGAATGATACTGTCGGCGAGGATAAACCTTTGGCCCTTACGCTTAGGGCAAATGAAATCAGCGAAGAAGACATGGACGTAATTGGCGCCATAAACAGGATTGCTTTGAATTGTGATTTTATGACACAGTTGCTTGGGGGTGCGCGCGATAATTAG